A single genomic interval of Anolis carolinensis isolate JA03-04 chromosome X, rAnoCar3.1.pri, whole genome shotgun sequence harbors:
- the LOC103280518 gene encoding synergin gamma isoform X2 — MAAESTHFMRCLSQIHQVIGKANEILSGISRPSVCSEVLGSTPGMAYILGLSEVYRVSKRLERGAKARALAGERLEQALREVDLAWNNLLAFVAFGRAAFQTLDGQLLEPSVGSPPPCPPPDPQALCGVCLTEVKQEPQLHSGNADPVSYQGSHFHAGCANFWLNCVDATLPSPSTTQSSLWPDADNPPDILRSPRS, encoded by the exons ATGGCTGCAGAGTCGACCCACTTCATGCGATGCCTGAGCCAGATCCATCAG GTCATCGGGAAGGCCAACGAGATCCTGTCCGGGATCAGCCGACCCTCTGTGTGCAGCGAGGTGCTGGGTTCGACCCCTGGGATGGCCTATATTTTGG GGCTCTCCGAGGTCTACCGGGTCTCCAAGCGCCTGGAGCGTGGGGCCAAGGCTCGGGCGCTGGCGGGGGAACGGCTGGAGCAGGCCCTGCGCGAAGTGGACTTGGCCTGGAACAACCTCTTGGCCTTCGTGGCCTTTGGACGCGCTGCCTTCCAAACACTG GATGGCCAGCTTTTGGAGCCCTCGGTCGGGAGTCCCCCTCCGTGCCCTCCTCCAGACCCCCAAGCCCTCTGTGGGGTTTGTCTAACCGAGGTCAAGCAGGAGCCCCAG CTCCATTCGGGCAATGCCGATCCGGTGAGCTACCAGGGCAGCCATTTCCATGCCGGCTGTGCCAACTTCTGGCTCAACTGTGTGGATGCCACTCTGCCGTCTCCCAGCACAACACAATCCTCCCTTTGGCCGGATGCCGACAACCCTCCAGACATTTTGCGAAGCCCCAGAAGTTGA
- the LOC103280518 gene encoding synergin gamma isoform X3, translated as MPEPDPSGHREGQRDPVRDQPTLCVQRGLSEVYRVSKRLERGAKARALAGERLEQALREVDLAWNNLLAFVAFGRAAFQTLDGQLLEPSVGSPPPCPPPDPQALCGVCLTEVKQEPQLHSGNADPVSYQGSHFHAGCANFWLNCVDATLPSPSTTQSSLWPDADNPPDILRSPRS; from the exons ATGCCTGAGCCAGATCCATCAG GTCATCGGGAAGGCCAACGAGATCCTGTCCGGGATCAGCCGACCCTCTGTGTGCAGCGAG GGCTCTCCGAGGTCTACCGGGTCTCCAAGCGCCTGGAGCGTGGGGCCAAGGCTCGGGCGCTGGCGGGGGAACGGCTGGAGCAGGCCCTGCGCGAAGTGGACTTGGCCTGGAACAACCTCTTGGCCTTCGTGGCCTTTGGACGCGCTGCCTTCCAAACACTG GATGGCCAGCTTTTGGAGCCCTCGGTCGGGAGTCCCCCTCCGTGCCCTCCTCCAGACCCCCAAGCCCTCTGTGGGGTTTGTCTAACCGAGGTCAAGCAGGAGCCCCAG CTCCATTCGGGCAATGCCGATCCGGTGAGCTACCAGGGCAGCCATTTCCATGCCGGCTGTGCCAACTTCTGGCTCAACTGTGTGGATGCCACTCTGCCGTCTCCCAGCACAACACAATCCTCCCTTTGGCCGGATGCCGACAACCCTCCAGACATTTTGCGAAGCCCCAGAAGTTGA
- the LOC103280518 gene encoding synergin gamma isoform X1, whose translation MTWVALAWCQGLSGGGWPLASIPVGKVGGTASPAPALGCHGWGAPGTLGPAPSPLVSPAGLSEVYRVSKRLERGAKARALAGERLEQALREVDLAWNNLLAFVAFGRAAFQTLDGQLLEPSVGSPPPCPPPDPQALCGVCLTEVKQEPQLHSGNADPVSYQGSHFHAGCANFWLNCVDATLPSPSTTQSSLWPDADNPPDILRSPRS comes from the exons ATGACATGGGTAGCCCTAGCCTGGTGCCAGGGCCTCTCTGGCGGTGGGTGGCCTTTGGCTTCCATCCCAGTGGGGAAGGTTGGAGGCACGGCTTCTCCTGCTCCCGCCTTGGGATGCCACGGATGGGGGGCTCCTGGCACCCTGGGCCCAGCTCCAAGCCCTCTTGTCTCGCCGGCAGGGCTCTCCGAGGTCTACCGGGTCTCCAAGCGCCTGGAGCGTGGGGCCAAGGCTCGGGCGCTGGCGGGGGAACGGCTGGAGCAGGCCCTGCGCGAAGTGGACTTGGCCTGGAACAACCTCTTGGCCTTCGTGGCCTTTGGACGCGCTGCCTTCCAAACACTG GATGGCCAGCTTTTGGAGCCCTCGGTCGGGAGTCCCCCTCCGTGCCCTCCTCCAGACCCCCAAGCCCTCTGTGGGGTTTGTCTAACCGAGGTCAAGCAGGAGCCCCAG CTCCATTCGGGCAATGCCGATCCGGTGAGCTACCAGGGCAGCCATTTCCATGCCGGCTGTGCCAACTTCTGGCTCAACTGTGTGGATGCCACTCTGCCGTCTCCCAGCACAACACAATCCTCCCTTTGGCCGGATGCCGACAACCCTCCAGACATTTTGCGAAGCCCCAGAAGTTGA
- the dusp18 gene encoding dual specificity protein phosphatase 18, with product MSATLGSIPLLVQYPSVYGMSRVTDSLFLGNGEVANNKYFLYANRITTVINVSVEVVNTYFPDIYYIHVPVPDCPSACIYDFFDPVADKIHAVEQGHGRTLVHCAAGISRSAALCIAYLMKYHDMSLADAHAWVKACRPIIRPNNGFWQQLIQYEHKLFGKTSVRMVHSPLGPVPDLYQTEVRLMIAL from the coding sequence ATGAGTGCCACGTTGGGATCTATCCCCCTCCTGGTCCAGTACCCCTCCGTCTATGGTATGTCCCGGGTGACTGACAGCCTCTTCCTCGGCAATGGCGAGGTGGCCAACAACAAGTACTTCCTCTACGCCAACCGCATCACCACGGTCATCAACGTCTCGGTGGAGGTGGTCAACACCTACTTCCCGGACATCTACTACATCCACGTGCCGGTCCCCGACTGCCCCTCCGCCTGTATCTATGACTTCTTTGACCCCGTAGCTGATAAGATCCACGCCGTGGAGCAGGGCCATGGGCGCACCCTGGTCCACTGCGCCGCCGGCATCAGCCGCTCGGCCGCCCTCTGCATCGCCTACCTGATGAAGTACCACGACATGTCCCTGGCGGACGCTCACGCCTGGGTCAAGGCCTGCCGCCCCATCATCCGGCCCAACAATGGCTTCTGGCAGCAGCTCATCCAGTACGAGCACAAGCTCTTTGGCAAGACCAGCGTCCGCATGGTCCACTCCCCGCTGGGTCCCGTCCCCGACCTCTACCAGACTGAAGTCCGCCTCATGATCGCCTTGTAA
- the cxh5orf52 gene encoding uncharacterized protein C5orf52 homolog, which yields MRRKEDEEEERKEEKEDGGPLPGRHVRPTVTSFQPSGPQELVLYSLFHTGESAVKRFLPKSHLSKVIIQDNASVQRVQDIKLQHLENSKRKVGSMLDHMKKTFLHDQQKKMARWRKEYQHYQRMLEKIDQRAQAKEHRHSFSAPEAPKAPFGEWEEKTPGEAPPPKEKPASL from the exons ATGAGGAggaaggaggacgaggaggaggagaggaaagaggagaaggaggacggGGGGCCCCTCCCCGGGAGGCACGTCCGCCCCACCGTCACCTCCTTCCAGCCCTCCGGACCCCAGGAGCTGGTGCTCTACAG CTTGTTCCATACGGGCGAGAGTGCCGTCAAGCGCTTCCTGCCCAAGAGCCACCTCTCCAAGGTGATCATCCAGGACAACGCCAGCGTCCAGCGGGTGCAGGACATTAAG CTCCAGCACCTGGAGAACAGCAAGCGCAAGGTGGGCAGCATGCTGGACCACATGAAGAAGACCTTCCTCCACGACCAGCAGAAGAAGATGGCGCGCTGGCGCAAGGAGTACCAGCACTACCAGCGCATGCTGGAGAAGATCGACCAGCGGGCCCAGGCCAAGGAGCACCGGCACAGCTTCTCCGCCCCCGAGGCCCCCAAGGCCCCCTTCGGCGAGTGGGAGGAGAAGACCCCCGGAGAGGCCCCGCCGCCCAAAGAGAAGCCGGCCTCTCTGTAG